The following proteins are encoded in a genomic region of Nicoliella spurrieriana:
- a CDS encoding PucR family transcriptional regulator, whose amino-acid sequence MKLNELLESPQFRKIKLANQQANLSTNVVTIGMMEAPDIINYVVPGQLLVTTGYHFQNNITGLKELITAMKQRGAAAIGIKEHRYFSKIPDDVIELADRLQFPILLLPESVGLSVIVRDLLHVVLEQQTDELTKIMNDSLYISKYILAERSDNEILDHISEMLRCDVFIIDTFGRLQAKNRTATVNDELLDYVATKLELLKLTESQTLLENYIIYPLKTVNKLTSRFVIFNLTGIHSSGQHLLIDNMVNLLSLENMQVGININDERQRRSEFFETLLSRNVSKEVFQSTLTFQDMDINDHCRAFAIDEANSIDTGNHQSSMHRIIDYVYWYFQKIKIPIIVINWDFKISVLVKTEVDLDPILKDLADFIVSNFTEFKIRIGFSNYTKQLFNFKKLMNESNEALDLAKNTHSSVPVKFKPDDVDDILNLIPKNEVRMFIHNALEPILNLGTNERQQLMELLEQYFMENQSLSKAADNLFIHRNTAVYRLKKIEKVLEVNLKEPSVVEKLSLAIKLNAINHHDA is encoded by the coding sequence ATGAAATTAAATGAACTATTAGAATCGCCACAGTTTCGAAAAATTAAATTAGCGAACCAGCAAGCGAATTTATCCACCAACGTGGTTACGATTGGGATGATGGAAGCCCCAGACATCATTAACTACGTTGTCCCGGGCCAACTACTGGTCACGACTGGCTACCATTTTCAAAATAACATCACGGGATTAAAGGAATTGATCACCGCGATGAAGCAACGTGGGGCTGCGGCAATTGGCATCAAGGAACACCGCTACTTCAGCAAAATTCCGGACGACGTCATTGAGCTTGCGGACCGATTACAATTTCCCATTTTATTGCTGCCGGAAAGCGTGGGCCTTTCGGTCATCGTACGGGATTTATTACACGTGGTGTTGGAGCAACAAACCGACGAACTCACCAAGATCATGAACGATTCCTTGTACATTTCGAAGTACATCCTAGCGGAACGCAGCGACAACGAAATTTTAGATCACATCTCAGAAATGCTGCGCTGCGACGTGTTTATCATCGATACCTTTGGGCGGCTTCAAGCTAAGAACCGGACCGCAACCGTCAATGATGAATTATTAGACTACGTTGCCACGAAATTAGAGCTGCTAAAGCTGACCGAATCCCAGACCCTGTTGGAAAATTATATTATCTATCCATTAAAGACGGTCAATAAATTAACCAGTCGCTTCGTTATTTTCAATTTAACCGGAATCCATAGCTCCGGTCAGCACCTGTTGATTGATAACATGGTCAACCTCTTAAGCCTCGAAAACATGCAGGTCGGCATCAATATTAACGACGAACGACAACGACGGAGTGAATTTTTTGAAACCCTGTTATCGCGCAACGTTTCTAAGGAGGTCTTCCAAAGCACCCTGACCTTTCAGGACATGGATATTAATGACCACTGTCGGGCGTTCGCAATTGATGAGGCGAATTCCATCGATACCGGGAACCACCAATCGTCGATGCACCGCATCATTGACTACGTATATTGGTACTTCCAAAAAATTAAAATTCCCATTATCGTGATTAACTGGGACTTTAAAATCTCGGTCCTCGTCAAAACCGAAGTCGACCTAGATCCTATTTTAAAGGACCTCGCTGACTTTATCGTTAGTAATTTTACGGAGTTTAAAATTCGGATTGGCTTTTCTAACTACACCAAGCAGTTATTTAACTTTAAGAAGCTAATGAACGAATCCAATGAGGCCCTCGACTTGGCAAAGAATACCCATTCTAGTGTCCCGGTCAAATTTAAACCCGACGACGTGGATGATATTTTGAACCTAATTCCTAAAAATGAGGTCCGCATGTTTATCCACAATGCATTAGAACCAATCCTTAATTTGGGGACCAATGAGCGCCAGCAATTAATGGAACTATTGGAGCAGTACTTCATGGAAAATCAGTCGCTCTCGAAAGCCGCTGATAATCTATTTATCCACCGAAATACCGCTGTTTACCGCCTCAAGAAAATTGAAAAGGTGTTGGAAGTGAACCTAAAAGAGCCCAGCGTGGTTGAAAAACTGTCACTCGCCATTAAGTTAAACGCAATTAATCACCATGATGCTTAA
- a CDS encoding Zn-dependent hydrolase, producing the protein MMDSVKSDSLLSLLNTFSEIGKVQPAGFTRKVYDDQWIRGQLEYADAAKRFGLNVFMDQMGNVFAANTADLNDQAVILTGSHMDTVEHGGLYDGLYGDLASLVAIGDLFTTMGSSTVPLVAVSFSEEEGSRFETTFSGSKFATDQFDRTNLALLDEQGTDFATAREAAVKTLNDVIQMRSQRLHVKEYLELHIEQGPVLEAHGVEVGVVSGITGQMRLLITVNGKANHAGTTPMDMRDDALQTANAVMNSIYKALHQFTDLRFTIGKLNVFPNVTNVIPGKVVFSLDMRDLDQAVLANALAQVRSICAHRAIDIDITTNVQPSRMAPELIATISQSAAELNLSQTAISSGAGHDAQVISYQIPTGMIFVPSVGGVSHSPREFTKSKDLANGLAVLSTTLKKLAY; encoded by the coding sequence ATGATGGATTCAGTCAAAAGCGATTCCTTACTATCGCTATTAAATACATTTAGTGAGATTGGTAAAGTGCAACCCGCTGGTTTTACCCGCAAGGTATATGATGACCAATGGATTCGCGGCCAACTTGAGTATGCCGATGCTGCGAAGCGGTTTGGCCTGAACGTATTCATGGATCAGATGGGCAACGTGTTTGCAGCGAATACCGCTGACTTGAATGATCAAGCCGTAATCTTAACCGGTTCGCACATGGACACCGTTGAACATGGGGGGCTATATGATGGGCTGTACGGTGATTTAGCCAGCCTTGTGGCCATCGGTGATTTATTCACAACGATGGGGAGTTCCACCGTTCCGTTAGTGGCCGTGTCCTTCTCCGAAGAAGAGGGGTCACGTTTTGAAACCACCTTTTCCGGGTCTAAATTTGCGACTGATCAATTTGATCGCACCAACCTGGCGTTATTGGATGAACAGGGGACTGATTTTGCGACGGCACGTGAAGCTGCGGTGAAAACGTTGAACGACGTCATTCAAATGCGGTCGCAACGCTTGCACGTTAAGGAGTATCTGGAATTGCATATCGAACAGGGGCCCGTTTTAGAAGCCCACGGGGTGGAAGTCGGCGTGGTTTCCGGAATTACCGGTCAGATGCGGTTATTGATCACCGTGAACGGGAAGGCCAACCATGCCGGGACGACGCCAATGGACATGCGTGATGATGCATTGCAAACTGCCAATGCGGTGATGAACTCCATTTATAAGGCCCTGCATCAATTTACTGATTTACGGTTTACGATCGGGAAGTTAAACGTCTTTCCGAATGTGACCAACGTGATTCCGGGTAAGGTAGTCTTTTCATTGGACATGCGTGACCTCGATCAAGCGGTCCTAGCGAACGCCTTGGCACAGGTGCGTTCGATTTGTGCACACCGGGCAATCGATATTGACATTACGACCAACGTGCAACCATCACGGATGGCTCCGGAGCTGATCGCAACGATTAGTCAATCAGCGGCTGAATTAAATTTGAGCCAGACCGCCATTTCATCGGGCGCCGGGCATGATGCCCAGGTCATTTCCTATCAAATTCCAACGGGGATGATTTTTGTGCCTAGCGTTGGTGGGGTGAGCCATTCACCAAGGGAATTTACCAAGTCCAAGGACTTAGCAAACGGACTCGCTGTTTTAAGCACCACTTTAAAAAAATTAGCATACTAG
- a CDS encoding pyridoxal-phosphate-dependent aminotransferase family protein, with translation MTLKINDRLIMTPGPTMVDPRVSQVASNKILGQFDPEFTKIMNENMELIRKSFQTKNQWAFPIDGSSRAGIEAVVSSLIKPGDKVLVPRFGRFGDLAIELATRAGGKVTVMDAEWGQVFDQADIIAKMHEVKPKAILVVHGETSTGRLQPVDQLGHAAKEAGVFTVVDCVASYMGVSIPVDEWELDAVIGGAQKSLSAPAGITPLTFNDRFAEEILKRKRVEEGVANDGSARSDDYVFSNYLDLTQLMDYWSPARLNHHTESTIMNYALHEALSIAVNEEGIQNRFANQFKHQHILKEALRKLGLTIFGDEEHEMPNMVAVEIPTGVDGDKFRATLLDEYGVEISSSFGPMQGKIWRIGLMGYVAQKYYVLRFLSIFTHVLKEYGVAVDETAMNEYLTEAYK, from the coding sequence ATGACATTAAAAATTAACGATCGATTGATTATGACACCAGGACCAACGATGGTGGACCCACGGGTCTCACAAGTCGCATCGAACAAAATCTTAGGCCAATTTGATCCCGAATTTACTAAGATTATGAATGAAAATATGGAATTGATTCGAAAATCCTTCCAAACTAAGAATCAGTGGGCGTTTCCGATTGACGGAAGTTCACGGGCCGGCATCGAAGCCGTGGTCAGTTCGTTGATCAAACCCGGTGATAAGGTCTTGGTCCCTCGCTTTGGCCGCTTTGGCGATTTGGCGATTGAACTGGCCACCAGGGCGGGTGGCAAGGTGACCGTCATGGATGCCGAATGGGGCCAGGTCTTTGACCAAGCCGATATCATTGCTAAGATGCATGAAGTCAAACCCAAGGCGATCTTAGTGGTCCACGGGGAAACTTCGACCGGACGGTTGCAGCCAGTTGATCAGCTAGGCCATGCCGCAAAGGAAGCCGGCGTTTTCACGGTGGTTGACTGTGTGGCCAGCTACATGGGTGTCAGCATTCCAGTTGATGAATGGGAACTAGACGCCGTAATCGGTGGGGCACAAAAGTCACTATCTGCACCGGCTGGAATTACTCCGTTAACGTTCAATGACCGCTTTGCTGAAGAGATTCTCAAGCGCAAGCGCGTCGAAGAAGGGGTGGCCAACGATGGTTCCGCTCGTTCTGATGACTACGTCTTTTCGAACTACTTAGATCTGACCCAGTTAATGGACTACTGGTCACCAGCCCGGTTGAACCACCATACTGAATCCACGATTATGAACTACGCGCTTCACGAGGCGTTGTCGATTGCCGTGAACGAAGAGGGGATTCAAAACCGGTTCGCAAATCAATTTAAGCACCAACACATCCTAAAGGAAGCCCTCCGCAAGCTCGGCTTGACCATCTTTGGGGATGAAGAACATGAAATGCCTAACATGGTGGCCGTTGAGATTCCTACGGGCGTCGACGGTGACAAGTTCAGAGCAACGCTCTTGGACGAATATGGGGTAGAGATTTCATCTAGTTTTGGTCCAATGCAGGGCAAGATTTGGCGGATTGGATTGATGGGGTACGTGGCGCAAAAGTACTACGTGCTACGCTTCCTATCGATTTTTACCCACGTATTGAAAGAATATGGGGTAGCAGTGGATGAAACTGCCATGAACGAATACTTAACCGAAGCATACAAGTAA
- a CDS encoding mucin-binding protein, with amino-acid sequence MKYNKFEYKKTNEKKVLHKVKKQWVVLGTAAFTFLAVETAPQVMDNHSFGFTEAVANADTNTNQGGSTSSTDTSAKADATSGASDKASSGAADSSSATSTTSSGASTSASASNSSTTSGSTTSANVGVTYSGKSSEAVNSNGSAAASADIGSKPSSGSNSGANTSADNTTNTLDINANAAVNTDNELELDLRMGDDGSSSGSDIAQIPATSNESVVDSAPVLASKVGLGISSNAIDNKNGTTTYSNRVIFNESSKPSNASIAYHTTTLIQNNSYSDDGNTIYYGYANAYVNNSNGNSPFSDSVVSDISSLSFYYTNNSGSTSTTTISDSDISSYVHFIKSTDSSTWQFNYSDTANTTSATSGVSILLFSLPSSYYSINFKPGDNFGLSYNLSDTANNSSYSDISYYNVDSSGASEKQGSVAYAHFSPVATLFTYPVQVSYLDQNGSAIASAGSSTQYLTGDNIYPGNSFAVPVKSISGYDFDHAFINNTGTSYASSDASGNPVILGKFITGGVSTDNGNKIVAQQVNLYYKPITSVSDTFNFFDNTNQSSLASSFPISGIPGSSININSVTSFAASQYANYVWDSSANESLSSLSIGSSAASYTVYLTHKTSTFAPGDTNNLPNGNALSSASLAQTYTRTVSFVDGNGKPVSTASSASVTFTRSAIYDYVTSSVSYTNWSANSSNVSEYTFPAVADSISGYTLTSSVAASTVSADNGSDVSASSAFSANAVYSVNAIAYTFSYYDNTDSKALDIKTTTRSGSAGSSVGDLESLVPDNYEWDASANTSLNNLTFNSKASTLYKIYLTHRIVSYAANALPSGIAADQLTETHTRTFNLVDSNNHALSSAVVQAVDYNRSAGVDAFTNSVVAYGSWVPTSGEFAAYGAPASLVSGSAVYLVQSTATNPASYASSYAPVAGGSSTSTAYTIYYSLSSSSTGSTTPSVTPSNPSSTTPTVPTIIHVDNSVTSVTSSSASNYTLSSGSLVSSASTTSSSAKSSFTSSSATSSASSVASSTSSAVSSTASSTTSSEVTSVVTSKSTSVDVEPAGKSKHTQSSKKTTTAKKSKKGGETDIKGARDQFNRKTNKGKQTASANKKRRAKYKEQRKQKTTTQITSYKNKQHRRFGKHGVNVKHGAGAKHSYALKHGGTAANATYKYRDSAKFNQKAQLPQTSENHTTSEFSLVGLAMVAVSGIFAGMYKRQK; translated from the coding sequence ATGAAATACAATAAATTCGAGTACAAGAAAACGAATGAAAAAAAAGTATTACATAAAGTAAAGAAACAATGGGTCGTCTTAGGAACCGCTGCTTTTACCTTTTTAGCTGTGGAAACAGCTCCACAGGTAATGGATAACCATAGCTTCGGCTTCACTGAAGCGGTGGCGAATGCCGATACTAACACCAATCAGGGTGGCAGTACAAGCAGCACAGATACAAGTGCTAAGGCTGATGCGACTTCTGGCGCTAGTGATAAAGCTAGTTCAGGTGCAGCTGATAGTAGCAGTGCTACTTCAACAACCAGTAGCGGTGCAAGTACCAGTGCCAGTGCAAGCAACAGCAGTACGACCTCAGGATCAACAACCAGTGCGAATGTAGGGGTGACTTACAGTGGGAAGTCCAGTGAAGCCGTTAATTCAAATGGAAGCGCTGCTGCGAGTGCTGATATTGGGTCAAAACCTAGCTCGGGTTCTAATTCTGGTGCTAACACTAGTGCTGATAATACTACTAATACATTGGACATTAATGCCAATGCAGCTGTGAATACTGATAATGAGCTTGAGTTAGATTTAAGAATGGGTGATGATGGTTCAAGTTCTGGATCAGATATTGCTCAAATTCCTGCAACTAGTAATGAATCGGTGGTTGATAGTGCACCGGTGCTTGCAAGTAAAGTTGGTCTTGGTATTTCAAGCAATGCTATTGATAATAAAAATGGAACGACTACTTATAGTAATAGAGTCATTTTTAATGAAAGTAGTAAACCTAGCAATGCATCAATTGCTTATCATACAACTACTTTAATTCAAAATAATTCATATTCCGATGACGGGAATACCATTTATTATGGATATGCAAATGCATATGTAAATAACAGTAATGGGAATTCTCCATTTTCTGATTCGGTAGTTAGTGATATTTCCAGTTTGAGTTTTTATTATACAAATAATAGTGGTTCCACTTCTACCACTACTATTTCTGATAGTGATATTAGTAGCTACGTTCATTTTATAAAGTCAACTGATTCTTCAACTTGGCAGTTTAATTACTCTGATACTGCAAATACTACTTCCGCAACTAGTGGAGTTTCTATTTTATTATTTAGTTTACCATCTAGTTACTATTCAATTAATTTTAAACCCGGTGACAACTTCGGCCTTTCATATAATTTAAGTGATACTGCTAATAATAGTAGTTATAGTGATATTTCTTACTATAATGTTGACAGTAGTGGGGCTAGTGAAAAACAAGGGAGTGTTGCATATGCTCATTTTTCACCTGTAGCTACTTTATTTACCTACCCGGTTCAAGTTTCCTACTTAGATCAAAATGGTAGTGCAATTGCATCTGCTGGATCTAGTACTCAATACCTAACTGGGGATAATATTTATCCGGGTAACTCATTTGCAGTCCCTGTTAAATCAATCAGTGGGTATGATTTTGACCATGCTTTTATTAATAATACTGGTACTTCATATGCATCTAGTGATGCAAGTGGTAATCCTGTTATTTTAGGTAAGTTTATTACAGGTGGTGTTAGTACTGATAATGGGAATAAAATAGTTGCACAGCAAGTTAATCTATATTACAAACCAATCACTAGTGTATCCGATACCTTTAACTTCTTTGACAATACTAACCAATCTTCTCTGGCTTCATCATTTCCTATTAGTGGAATACCCGGAAGTTCAATTAATATCAATAGTGTTACCTCATTTGCGGCATCCCAATACGCTAATTATGTTTGGGATTCAAGTGCTAATGAATCATTATCTTCCTTATCAATTGGCTCTTCTGCTGCTTCTTATACCGTTTATCTAACCCATAAAACAAGTACCTTTGCACCCGGCGATACGAATAACCTACCTAACGGGAATGCGTTATCATCAGCTAGCCTAGCTCAAACCTACACCAGAACCGTCAGCTTTGTTGATGGTAATGGCAAACCTGTTAGCACAGCGTCATCAGCTTCCGTCACCTTTACGAGAAGTGCCATCTATGACTACGTTACTAGTTCAGTATCATACACGAACTGGAGTGCGAATAGTTCCAACGTTAGTGAATACACCTTCCCAGCCGTTGCTGACAGTATTAGTGGCTATACGCTAACTTCTTCAGTAGCCGCATCGACTGTTAGTGCAGATAATGGTAGTGATGTATCCGCTTCATCTGCATTTAGCGCTAACGCCGTTTATTCCGTAAATGCCATCGCCTATACTTTTAGCTACTATGACAACACCGATAGTAAGGCTTTGGATATTAAAACAACGACTAGAAGTGGGTCTGCTGGATCATCGGTCGGTGACCTAGAGAGTTTAGTACCAGATAATTACGAATGGGATGCAAGTGCGAATACTTCCCTTAATAACCTGACGTTCAACTCAAAAGCTAGCACATTATATAAGATTTATTTAACGCATCGAATCGTTTCCTATGCAGCCAATGCTTTGCCATCCGGGATTGCTGCTGATCAACTAACTGAAACCCATACTAGAACCTTTAATCTAGTTGATAGCAATAACCACGCCCTTTCATCAGCAGTGGTTCAAGCGGTTGATTATAACCGGAGTGCGGGTGTCGATGCGTTTACAAATTCAGTAGTGGCCTACGGTAGTTGGGTACCAACCAGTGGTGAATTTGCTGCATACGGTGCCCCCGCATCGCTTGTGAGTGGCTCGGCCGTCTACCTAGTTCAATCAACGGCAACGAATCCAGCTAGCTATGCTTCCAGTTACGCACCAGTTGCTGGTGGTTCATCAACCAGCACTGCATATACCATTTACTACAGTTTGTCATCCTCATCAACTGGTTCTACCACGCCATCCGTTACGCCAAGTAATCCATCCAGCACTACTCCTACAGTACCGACGATTATTCATGTTGATAATTCAGTAACCAGTGTTACTTCATCATCGGCTTCTAATTACACATTGTCCAGTGGCAGCTTAGTTAGCAGCGCAAGTACGACTAGCAGCAGTGCGAAGAGCAGTTTTACCAGTAGTAGTGCCACTAGCAGCGCTTCTTCAGTGGCTTCATCGACTTCCAGTGCCGTTAGTTCGACTGCGTCCAGCACGACCAGTAGTGAGGTAACGTCGGTAGTGACTTCCAAGTCCACTAGTGTTGATGTGGAACCGGCTGGCAAATCAAAGCACACCCAATCAAGCAAGAAGACCACCACTGCGAAGAAGAGTAAAAAGGGTGGCGAAACTGATATCAAGGGTGCTCGTGATCAGTTCAACCGTAAGACTAATAAGGGGAAACAAACAGCCAGTGCGAATAAGAAACGGCGTGCTAAGTACAAGGAACAACGCAAGCAAAAGACAACCACCCAAATTACCAGCTACAAGAACAAGCAACACCGTCGGTTTGGTAAGCATGGTGTCAACGTCAAGCATGGTGCGGGTGCTAAGCATTCCTATGCATTGAAGCACGGGGGAACAGCCGCTAATGCTACGTACAAATACAGGGACTCAGCTAAGTTCAATCAAAAGGCGCAGTTACCACAAACCAGTGAAAATCACACCACAAGTGAATTTTCATTAGTCGGTCTCGCAATGGTTGCAGTTTCTGGCATCTTTGCTGGCATGTACAAGCGCCAAAAATAA
- a CDS encoding NCS1 family transporter — MENVMFEDEPKGQSKIAEDLLPIKDEKRTIGKFAYMSMWLGDGFNIGNITLGSSIVVAGVATMNLLQTLVAAAVAIIIVSIIFALNDRLGYKTGIPYVMQLRLSFGRGGAKFSSLFRGVPAIVWYGFQSWTGALALNEIAKILTNNRFNSTAICFGILMVMQLILSLRGFESIKTVTSVISVIMMISLTGLFILLLVNHGGAIGQNLVHAKGSWGLTFFGFIVAFLGNYTAIFESAADYSRELKPGMSNRKRGILYFLPIAFSYGITLLTGAMLAAVTKIASPVNAMSQIFNNNWITLFVSLFIVLGVITTNAVANIIPPTYVLTSLFKLPKKLSLAIVTILAVFTFPWLLVQDSSSAGLTLFIHAYSIFLGPMTAIILIEYYIERKQRVDLKELYSENLRNSNWKAFTALFVGALIALVQFDLSWLIGFFVSAVIYLTLNKFGKRTTD; from the coding sequence ATGGAAAATGTAATGTTTGAGGATGAACCAAAGGGTCAATCCAAAATTGCTGAAGACTTATTACCAATTAAGGATGAGAAAAGAACGATTGGTAAGTTTGCCTATATGTCAATGTGGCTAGGTGATGGGTTTAATATTGGAAACATCACGCTGGGCTCTTCGATCGTTGTAGCAGGGGTTGCTACGATGAATTTACTCCAGACATTGGTGGCCGCTGCGGTCGCAATCATAATCGTTTCGATCATCTTTGCTTTGAACGACCGTCTAGGGTATAAGACTGGAATCCCATATGTAATGCAACTACGGTTGTCATTTGGCCGGGGTGGAGCAAAGTTCTCCAGTCTCTTTAGGGGCGTGCCCGCAATCGTTTGGTACGGGTTCCAAAGTTGGACCGGGGCATTGGCATTGAACGAAATCGCAAAAATTTTAACGAATAATCGCTTCAATAGTACTGCAATCTGTTTTGGAATTTTGATGGTCATGCAATTGATCTTATCATTGCGAGGTTTTGAATCCATCAAGACCGTTACTTCAGTGATTTCGGTCATCATGATGATTTCGCTAACCGGATTATTCATCCTATTATTAGTGAACCACGGTGGTGCAATTGGGCAAAACCTAGTGCATGCCAAGGGGTCATGGGGACTAACGTTCTTCGGCTTCATCGTTGCCTTTTTGGGGAACTACACGGCAATCTTTGAATCAGCTGCTGATTATTCACGGGAATTAAAGCCGGGGATGAGCAACCGGAAACGGGGCATCCTCTACTTCCTGCCAATTGCATTCTCATACGGGATCACACTTCTGACTGGTGCAATGCTTGCCGCAGTTACTAAGATTGCCAGTCCCGTGAACGCAATGTCGCAAATTTTTAATAACAACTGGATTACCCTGTTTGTTTCACTCTTCATCGTATTAGGGGTGATTACGACCAACGCGGTGGCAAACATTATCCCACCAACGTACGTGTTAACATCACTTTTTAAACTACCTAAAAAGTTATCACTTGCAATTGTAACCATCTTGGCTGTCTTTACCTTCCCATGGTTATTAGTTCAAGATTCCTCATCAGCTGGATTGACGTTGTTCATCCACGCTTACTCGATCTTCTTGGGACCAATGACCGCGATTATTTTGATTGAATACTACATTGAAAGAAAGCAACGGGTCGATTTAAAAGAACTATACAGTGAAAACCTCAGAAATAGTAACTGGAAGGCATTTACTGCATTGTTCGTGGGGGCATTGATCGCACTAGTCCAATTTGATTTATCATGGTTAATCGGGTTCTTTGTATCAGCAGTAATTTACCTAACGCTGAACAAATTTGGTAAGCGGACTACCGATTAA
- the allB gene encoding allantoinase AllB, with product MKFDTLIYNARVVSPNEVIEGQIGIKDGKIVAVGEQLTEDADHKIDAHNNYVMPGMIDAHVHINEPGRGDWEDYTTGSKALAAGGTTSMIVMPLNALPARTSSEEFRKHRDIAEGKSYIDFALYGGLVPGNLAEISQMAKDGAAGFKAFMATTGSDIPGEFHNVDDYELYRGMQEIQKTGLKLLLHAENPVLTDRFAEEKIQQGKTKIQDYVDSRPPFVEVEAVRRALYLGKLTGCRLHFVHLSTGESVKEVLKARLAGQDVTCETCVHYLTLTRDDFEKIGPLAKCSPALRSKDVMETLWDEVLKGNVDLVTSDHSPAPESMKHSADDNIFDIWGGISGAQNNVDLFYDVAVKSGRLTINQFSKLISENPAKVFGLQDKGTIEVGKDADLLFLDPDQSYTLTKEDMYYKNKISAYEGFQINCRVTQTILRGKTIFDLADGFDGNPTGTFLTNQNVSSKVTE from the coding sequence ATGAAATTTGATACGTTAATTTACAATGCACGGGTAGTTTCACCAAATGAAGTCATTGAAGGTCAAATTGGAATTAAGGACGGCAAGATCGTTGCGGTTGGCGAACAATTAACTGAAGACGCGGACCATAAGATCGATGCGCATAATAACTACGTGATGCCAGGGATGATCGACGCTCACGTTCACATTAACGAACCCGGACGTGGGGATTGGGAAGATTACACCACGGGGAGCAAGGCCCTTGCTGCTGGCGGGACCACCAGTATGATCGTAATGCCGCTCAACGCCCTGCCTGCTAGAACTTCCAGTGAGGAGTTTAGAAAGCATCGCGACATTGCAGAGGGCAAATCATACATTGATTTTGCATTATACGGTGGGTTAGTGCCCGGCAATTTAGCTGAAATTAGCCAGATGGCTAAGGACGGGGCGGCAGGTTTTAAGGCCTTTATGGCCACTACCGGTTCCGATATTCCAGGTGAGTTCCACAACGTGGATGACTACGAACTCTACCGCGGGATGCAAGAAATTCAAAAGACCGGCTTGAAGTTATTGCTCCATGCTGAAAACCCAGTCTTGACCGATCGGTTCGCCGAAGAAAAGATTCAACAGGGCAAGACCAAGATTCAAGACTACGTTGATTCACGCCCGCCATTTGTGGAAGTCGAAGCGGTTAGACGCGCTCTTTACCTGGGTAAATTAACCGGGTGTCGATTACACTTTGTACATTTATCAACCGGTGAATCGGTGAAGGAAGTGTTAAAGGCCCGCTTGGCAGGCCAAGATGTCACCTGTGAAACTTGTGTTCATTATCTAACGTTGACCCGTGATGATTTTGAAAAAATCGGGCCACTGGCCAAGTGTTCGCCAGCACTACGCAGCAAAGACGTTATGGAAACCCTATGGGATGAAGTGTTAAAGGGCAATGTTGACCTAGTCACTTCAGACCACTCGCCCGCACCAGAAAGTATGAAGCACAGTGCTGATGACAACATTTTTGACATCTGGGGTGGAATCAGCGGGGCGCAAAATAATGTAGATTTATTCTACGACGTTGCCGTTAAGAGTGGCCGCTTGACCATCAACCAGTTCTCGAAGTTAATCTCTGAAAATCCAGCCAAGGTATTTGGGTTGCAGGATAAGGGAACGATCGAAGTGGGCAAGGATGCCGACCTCTTGTTCTTGGATCCCGACCAATCGTACACGTTGACCAAGGAAGACATGTACTACAAGAATAAAATTTCTGCATACGAAGGTTTTCAGATTAACTGTCGGGTTACCCAAACCATCTTAAGGGGCAAGACCATTTTTGACCTTGCCGATGGCTTTGATGGCAATCCAACTGGGACCTTTTTAACCAATCAAAACGTTAGTAGTAAGGTGACTGAATAA